The Luteolibacter sp. Y139 DNA window TGATCCACGATGCGGCCTCGGAGCCGGCCATGGGCTTCGCCTTTCCGGCGACGATGTCCTGCGGGGGATCGGCGGTCAGGTCATAGAACATCGGCACGAGTTCGTCCGCGGCTTCGCCGAGTTGCTTGAATTCGGGTGAATCGATCCAGCCGGCGAGCGCGGTGATCGAGATCTCCTTCAGGCCAAGTTCGCCGCGCAGCTCGCGGAGGAAGGTGGCGTAGCGCGGGAGCAGGCGCACGGAGCAATCGTGGTCGAGCTGGAGCGAGGGCGGGACTTTGTCTTGGAAGTGATGCCGCAGCCACTTCGCGAGCATCGGGGCGGCGTCGGGGCGTTCGAGGACGGCAGGGCCGGGGTCGAGGCGGACTACCGGGATTTCATTCTCTAACAGGGCCTTCGCCTCCGTCACTGGTCGCGGTGACCAAGATCCATCGCGCCAGCCGAACTCGGCGATTTGGCGGTAGAGTCGTCCGCCTGTCGGCACGGAGTCCTTTTCCTGCGTGGTCAAAGCCGACGACCGGTGCCAAATCCAGAAGGCTGGCGTGTGGTCGGGAGCGGCCGGGGAGGCAACGGACGGCTTGCGATCGCAAGCCGCCAGAACGCAGACGATGAGCCCCAGGATGGAAGGGTGAATGCGCACGGCTAGCGCCACTCCTTTACGTAGCGGACCTGCTCCGGTGTTTGGGGCGAGCGGGGATGGCGAACCACCTTTTCCATGCCGGAGGCATAGAGGCGCTGCACTTCATCGAGCGCCGCGGTGGCATCCAGGCCGGATTCCTTCAGCCAGCAGCCGATCACGGTGCCGGTGCGGCCGATGCCTCCCCAGCAGTGGACGTAGCAAGTGCGCCCGGCATCGAGCTCGGCGCGAAGGAGGTCGAGGATGCCGCGCATCACCTGCGGGGTTTCCGGAATGCTCAGGTCGGGGATCTTATGGGAATGGCGCTTCAGGCCTTCGCCGAGTTCGCGCAGGACCGGTTCGTAGGGATCCAGATGATCATCTGGCGTGGTGAGATCGATGAAGGTTTGGACGCCTCTTTCGAGGAGGGACCTCAGGCGATCCTCGGTGACCTCCGGCGCCAGACTTCCCGGATACTCTCCCGCGAACAGGCGGTCGTGAACCTGATAGTGCTGCACGCTGCTACTGATGATCATGGCATTCACTCTGGCCATGGAATCCGGCCATGGAAATGCCATTCGCTTCACCGCGGCTATCTAATGCCAATCCCTCACGTAGCTCAATTGGACCTCCTGCTGCGGTGAGCGCGGGTAGCGGGCCTGCTTCTCGGGATCCATGTGGGCGCTATAGAGACGCTGCACTTCCGCCAGTGCGGCGTCGCTGTCCATTCCGCGTTCCTTCAGCCAGCAGGCGACCACGGTGCCGGTGCGGCCGATGCCGCCCCAGCAGTGGACGTAGCAGGTGCGGCCGGCGTTCGTTTCCTGATGCAGCAGATCGAGGATGCCTCGCATGACCGAGGGATCTGCTGGGATGCCCATGTCGGGAATCGAGAACGAATGCCGGACTGGTTGGCTGCCGGTCGCAGCGTGGATGTCGGCGAAGTGTTGGTCGTAGGGGAGGAGGCCGAGCGAGCGATCCTCCTCGGAAGTCAGGTCGATGTAGTTGAGGACGCCTCGGGCCGCGAGTTCGAGCAGGCGGGTTTTTGTGAGGTCTTCGTCGTGATCGTGTCCGGGATACTCTCCGGCGAAGAGTGCGGGTTGGACGGGGTAGTGGCACACCTTCACGGCTCGACTCTGACGATGGAATCCGGCCATGGAAATTCCATTTGCGCGGCGGGCTCTCAGGAGGCATGGTCCGGCCGTCAGCAAAGGGGGCGTACCGGTTTCGACGGGATGTTCAAAGTGCTGGCTGCACGTGGAGGTTGATCGGCTGGCCTCCTAAAAAGCCGTTCAAAACAAATAAATGCAGACTCTAACGAGCTCGCACTGGCTGCTTAATTGACAGCCACGCCTGAACCCCGACGCCTACTGAGGGGGACGGCGAACACTTAGCAGGCTGGCCAGGAAGCCGGGGAACCGGGCCTTTTGGTGAGATCAAACAGGATCCTAGGAAAGAAAACGCCGCCGACGGGCCGAAGCTCTCCGAAATACCAGACCGTCGGATAAACGTGTAGATGCCTGTGCTAAAGACGTTTCGGACACGGGTTCAACTCCCGTCGCCTCCACTCTTTCGATCCCCCTTCGTTCCGGCGAAGGGGGATTTTTTGTGACTGGATGTAGGCCTTTCAGATCCGTCCTTTGCCAGGTTGGTGGGGCTTCGGCGGGGCGCTGCCTGCCGGACCGGGAGGAGAGAATCACTCCAATAATTCCACTATATAGGCATATGGGAATAGTGGAGTTCGGTGGCTGGGCCGCAACTTCAGGTGAGTCCAATTCCCGCCCGGAATTATCCTTCCGGGAAAGCGATCTCCCGCTAGATTGGCCCTTGCCATGTCCGAGTCGCCCTCGTCGCCGCCTCCTGTTCCACAGAAGAAGTCCTGTCTCGTGCCGGTATTGATCGGCATCATCGCCGTGCTGGTTGCCGTCATCGGCGTGATCTGGTGGAACAATCGTCCGATCAAGCCGGTGCAGCTCAGCGCCGAGGAGAAGATGGTGGTGCAGCAGAAGGTGGAGGCGATCCAGCAGGTGGAGAAGGGGAGCGCTCCCACTCCGCCAAAGCCGGGTGAGCCGACTTATGAGAAGGGCAAGAAGGAGATCGTGCTTACCGAGCGCGAGCTCAATGGCCTGCTCAATGAGCACACCACCCTCGGTCAAAAGCTGAAGCTGGAACTCGCCACCGACGCGGTGCACGCGCGGTATGAGACGGATCTGGATCCCGACGTGCCGATCGTCGGCGGCAAGAAGCTCAAGGCGCGGGCGCGCTTCATCGTAAAGACCGCGGAGGGCAATCCGAGCTTGGTGCTGGATGATTTCACCCTGTGGGGCGTTTCCCTGCCGAACGAGTGGCTCGGCCAGCTCAAGGGGAGGGATATCCTTCGCGAGATCCTCGGCGGGAAAGGTGGCAGGATCGCCGGGATTGAGGAAATGACGGTTTCCCCAGGTGAACTGAGGATCAAGCTGAAGGAGTAGTTGCGGCGGGGTGCCGAAGTATCCGGCGAACCTACCGGCCGAGCGGGATGAATCCCGCGTTCCCAGTAAAGAAAACGGCGGACAGTGAAGTCCGCCGTTCTGCTATGATCTGATGTTTCGTGCAGCCGCTTCTCAGCGCTCGTCGATCGGGGTGATCGGCAGCGGTCCCTGAGGGCCGGTGTAGAGCGTCAGCGGGCGATACAGGCGGTTGTCGCGGAGCTGCTCCAGCACCTGCGCAGTCCAGCCGGAGGCGCGGGCGATGGCGAAGATGGGGGTGAAGAGGTCGGTCGGGATGCCCAGCGAGTAGTAAACGGTGGCCGAGTAGAAATCGACGTTGGCGTTGAGGCCCTTGCGGTCGCGCATGATTTCGGCGATGCGCTCGGACATCTGGATCCACTTCGGCTCGCCGAGTTCCTCGGTGAGCTGCACCGCCAGCTTGCGGAGGTGGGGGGCGCGGGGGTCGAGCACCTTGTAGACGCGGTGGCCGATGCCCATGATCTTCTCCTTGCGGGTGAGACGCTCCTCCACCCAGGCATCGACCTTATCGAGCTCGCCGATGCCTTGGAGCATGTGGATCACGCCTTCATTGGCACCGCCGTGAAGGGGGCCTTTCAGGGTGCCGATGGCCGAGGTGACGGCCGAATACATGTCAGAGAGGGTGGCGACGGTGACGCGTGCCGAGAAGGTGGACGCGTTCATGCCGTGGTCGGCGTGGAGGATCAGCGCGACGTCGAGGGTCTTGGTGGCGACGTCGGTCGGGGCTTCACCGGTGATCAGGTAGAGGAAATGGCCGGCTTCGCTGAGGTCGGTGCGGATCGGCGGCAGCTCCAGGCCTTGGCGGAAACGGTGGAAGGCGGCGACGATCGTCGGGATCTTCGCACAGATGGAGAGCGCGATGGCGGAGTCCTTCTCGAGGTCCGGCGTGCCAATGGTGGCGCGCTTGTCGTAGAGGCCGAGCATGGAGACCGCGGTGCGGGTCACATCCATCGGGTTCGCGTCCTTTGGCGCGGCCTTGAGGAAATCGATCACGCCATCCGGCAGGCCTCGCTCGGCACGCAGGCGGGCTTCGCCATCAGCGAGTTCCGCGCGGTTCGGCAGGCGGCCGCGGTGGAGGAGGTAGACGACTTCCTCGTAGGTGCAGTTTTCGACCAGATCTTCGATGCTGTAACCGAGGTAGCTGAGGCGGCCTTCGGCACCCTCCACGTTGCTGAGGGCGGATTCATTGGCGATGACTCCTTCGAGGCCTTTGGCGTAGTCGGTCA harbors:
- a CDS encoding protein-tyrosine phosphatase family protein produces the protein MIISSSVQHYQVHDRLFAGEYPGSLAPEVTEDRLRSLLERGVQTFIDLTTPDDHLDPYEPVLRELGEGLKRHSHKIPDLSIPETPQVMRGILDLLRAELDAGRTCYVHCWGGIGRTGTVIGCWLKESGLDATAALDEVQRLYASGMEKVVRHPRSPQTPEQVRYVKEWR
- a CDS encoding protein-tyrosine phosphatase family protein; the encoded protein is MKVCHYPVQPALFAGEYPGHDHDEDLTKTRLLELAARGVLNYIDLTSEEDRSLGLLPYDQHFADIHAATGSQPVRHSFSIPDMGIPADPSVMRGILDLLHQETNAGRTCYVHCWGGIGRTGTVVACWLKERGMDSDAALAEVQRLYSAHMDPEKQARYPRSPQQEVQLSYVRDWH
- a CDS encoding citrate synthase, which encodes MTDYAKGLEGVIANESALSNVEGAEGRLSYLGYSIEDLVENCTYEEVVYLLHRGRLPNRAELADGEARLRAERGLPDGVIDFLKAAPKDANPMDVTRTAVSMLGLYDKRATIGTPDLEKDSAIALSICAKIPTIVAAFHRFRQGLELPPIRTDLSEAGHFLYLITGEAPTDVATKTLDVALILHADHGMNASTFSARVTVATLSDMYSAVTSAIGTLKGPLHGGANEGVIHMLQGIGELDKVDAWVEERLTRKEKIMGIGHRVYKVLDPRAPHLRKLAVQLTEELGEPKWIQMSERIAEIMRDRKGLNANVDFYSATVYYSLGIPTDLFTPIFAIARASGWTAQVLEQLRDNRLYRPLTLYTGPQGPLPITPIDER